One genomic segment of Candidatus Cloacimonadota bacterium includes these proteins:
- the polA gene encoding DNA polymerase I: MKNTIFVIDGSAIIYRSYFAFKNRPLINSRGENTSAIFGFLRTIISLLEHFEPEYFAITFDEREPTFRHKTFKEYKATRDKMPEDLVEQLEPILEMVSATGIAKLSKPGYEADDIIGTLAKRYENKHDLVIVSSDKDLCQLVDDHVKIYDQSKDLFIGIQEVEEKFDVPPDKIIDLLSLTGDSSDNVPGIPKVGPKTAAKLIHEFGDLENILSHAQEITSDKIKDSIIEFADQGRLSKELVTLDMNVPIDLNLTALKTPDIFTEDLKIFCTQYEMFAFMKYFDGETEQPKKKEFKYSIIDNQKEFSELIQHLDNSTYIAVDLETDSCDPINDNIVGISFCVDDERSYYIPLGHVFGKQLDKQLILQELKPILQDPSKKYIGHNIKFDYMIFQNEGIELANLYFDTMIASYVLAPEEHRHNLNEVSMKYLQHSMIPITDIIGKGRNQIQFGEAEIEKAAEYAAEDAYITFLLWEKLNPQIDKISLSQLFYDIEMPLVKTLAQLERNGIYIDLHLFKKLSLDLDKKTEELKDTIYYKTGEEFNIDSPAQLSEILFEKMDLPVIKKTKTGYSTDIEVLTKLSKTYEIAADIIDYRQLKKLQSTYINAFPKLINPHTHRIHSSFNQTVTATGRLSSSNPNLQNIPIRTEIGREMRKGFIAQKEDHVILSADYSQIELRIVALLSKDERMIENFKKDGDIHSQTAATIFGIDEKDVTPDQRRQAKVINFGIIYGMGAFSLSEDLGLSRTEAQAFIDNYFSFYKGVYSYLESTKKFAHDKGYVKTIFNRRRYLPGINSRNRNVQSNEERMAINMPIQGTAADMIKIAMNDIYNNISHKTDEIMMIIQVHDELVFEIQKSKIDLYKKLIKQKMENVLPGEYAGIVPIKVDIGFGKSWYDAH, encoded by the coding sequence ATGAAAAATACTATATTTGTCATCGATGGTTCTGCAATAATCTATCGTTCTTATTTTGCATTCAAGAACCGTCCTCTCATTAATTCCCGGGGAGAAAACACGAGTGCGATCTTCGGTTTCCTCAGAACGATCATATCTCTGCTTGAACATTTCGAGCCGGAATACTTTGCAATTACCTTTGATGAACGAGAGCCCACATTCAGACACAAAACTTTCAAAGAGTATAAAGCAACACGTGATAAAATGCCAGAAGACCTTGTTGAACAACTTGAACCAATCCTCGAAATGGTGTCCGCAACCGGCATTGCAAAGCTGTCGAAACCAGGATATGAAGCTGATGATATAATCGGCACCCTGGCAAAACGTTACGAGAATAAACACGATCTTGTTATCGTTTCTAGTGATAAGGATTTATGCCAGCTTGTCGATGACCATGTAAAGATTTATGACCAGTCAAAAGACCTGTTTATCGGCATACAGGAAGTGGAAGAAAAGTTTGATGTTCCACCTGATAAGATTATCGATCTTCTCTCCCTAACAGGTGATTCCTCGGACAATGTGCCGGGTATTCCAAAAGTCGGTCCAAAGACAGCAGCAAAGCTTATCCATGAATTCGGTGATCTGGAAAACATATTATCTCATGCACAAGAGATTACATCCGACAAAATAAAAGATAGTATCATCGAATTCGCTGACCAGGGACGTCTTTCAAAAGAACTTGTTACACTGGACATGAACGTTCCGATCGATCTTAATCTTACAGCTCTGAAAACACCAGATATCTTCACTGAGGATCTGAAAATTTTCTGCACCCAGTATGAAATGTTTGCATTCATGAAATATTTCGATGGAGAGACAGAACAACCCAAAAAGAAGGAATTTAAATATTCGATCATTGATAATCAAAAAGAGTTTTCTGAACTGATACAACATCTAGACAATTCAACATATATTGCTGTCGATCTTGAAACCGATTCCTGTGATCCTATCAATGACAACATTGTCGGGATATCTTTCTGTGTAGATGACGAACGTTCATATTACATTCCCCTTGGTCATGTATTTGGCAAACAGCTTGATAAGCAATTGATTTTGCAGGAACTTAAACCAATTCTTCAAGATCCTTCAAAAAAGTATATTGGTCACAACATCAAATTCGACTACATGATCTTTCAAAATGAAGGGATCGAGTTGGCAAACCTGTATTTTGACACTATGATCGCATCGTATGTGCTGGCTCCTGAAGAGCATCGACACAATCTGAATGAAGTAAGCATGAAATACCTGCAGCATTCAATGATTCCGATCACAGATATTATCGGTAAAGGAAGAAACCAGATACAATTCGGTGAAGCTGAGATAGAAAAAGCAGCTGAATATGCTGCAGAAGATGCTTATATAACTTTTCTGTTATGGGAAAAACTGAATCCCCAAATCGATAAAATCTCTCTCTCACAGCTCTTTTATGATATTGAGATGCCGCTTGTCAAAACACTTGCGCAGTTAGAAAGAAACGGCATTTACATTGATCTTCATCTCTTTAAGAAATTATCCCTTGATCTTGATAAGAAAACAGAGGAATTAAAAGACACAATCTATTATAAAACCGGAGAAGAATTCAATATTGACTCCCCGGCACAGTTATCAGAAATACTCTTTGAAAAAATGGATTTGCCTGTCATAAAAAAAACAAAAACCGGGTATTCGACTGATATTGAGGTACTTACAAAACTCAGCAAAACATATGAGATAGCAGCTGACATCATCGATTACAGGCAACTAAAGAAGTTACAATCAACATATATAAATGCTTTTCCAAAATTGATAAATCCTCATACTCATCGGATTCATTCATCGTTCAATCAGACTGTTACTGCAACAGGACGACTCTCGAGTTCAAATCCAAACCTGCAGAATATACCGATACGCACAGAGATCGGACGCGAGATGAGAAAAGGCTTCATCGCTCAAAAAGAGGATCATGTCATCCTTTCTGCAGACTACTCGCAGATCGAACTGCGCATTGTTGCGCTGCTTTCTAAAGATGAACGTATGATCGAGAATTTCAAAAAAGATGGTGATATACATTCACAAACAGCTGCAACAATTTTCGGGATCGATGAAAAAGATGTAACTCCAGACCAAAGACGGCAGGCAAAAGTGATCAATTTTGGCATCATCTATGGTATGGGCGCATTCTCACTTTCTGAAGATCTCGGGCTATCCCGAACAGAGGCACAGGCATTTATCGATAACTATTTTTCCTTTTATAAAGGAGTCTATTCGTATCTCGAATCCACAAAAAAATTCGCCCATGATAAAGGATATGTTAAGACGATCTTTAATCGAAGAAGATACCTTCCCGGCATTAATAGCAGGAACAGAAATGTGCAGTCAAACGAAGAGCGCATGGCAATCAACATGCCAATTCAGGGAACTGCCGCCGATATGATAAAAATCGCAATGAATGATATTTACAATAATATTTCTCATAAAACAGATGAGATAATGATGATCATCCAGGTACATGATGAACTTGTTTTTGAAATACAAAAAAGCAAGATCGATCTTTATAAAAAACTTATTAAACAAAAAATGGAAAATGTACTCCCAGGGGAGTATGCTGGCATCGTGCCGATCAAAGTTGATATTGGTTTTGGTAAAAGCTGGTATGATGCCCATTAA